A DNA window from Haloferax volcanii DS2 contains the following coding sequences:
- a CDS encoding carbohydrate ABC transporter permease, with protein sequence MATETDTTTFDAGRLAHRLPDDALLHGGIVFAILLMASPLLLAIIMSTQSTTEVYQVTNLGLGSRGLSNYSDALVNYDFSTYMLNSFVMSVVVVVGKVTLSLFAALALVYYRFPYERAVFMFILLTLLLPVPVRIVPLFQLMADLGWTNSLLALTGPYIASATAVFLFRQQFTGIPASLVEVARLDGVGPLTFLFRVLVPMSRGMIAGVCVITFIYTWNQFLWPLVVVTDKSSQVVQVGIRYLQGSAQAGLTQWGLIMAGAVLALLPPLVVLVVLHRPLLRTLTIQQK encoded by the coding sequence ATGGCCACAGAGACAGACACCACGACGTTCGACGCGGGAAGACTCGCGCACCGACTGCCGGACGACGCGCTGCTGCACGGCGGCATCGTCTTCGCAATCCTCCTGATGGCGTCGCCGCTGCTGCTCGCGATTATCATGAGCACGCAGTCGACGACGGAGGTGTATCAGGTGACGAACCTCGGCCTCGGGTCGAGGGGGCTGTCGAACTACTCGGACGCGCTCGTGAACTACGACTTCAGCACGTACATGCTGAACTCGTTCGTGATGAGCGTCGTCGTCGTCGTCGGGAAGGTCACGCTCTCGCTGTTCGCGGCGCTCGCGCTCGTCTACTACCGCTTCCCGTACGAGCGGGCGGTGTTCATGTTCATCCTGCTGACGCTGTTGTTGCCGGTGCCGGTTCGAATCGTCCCGCTGTTCCAGCTGATGGCCGACCTCGGCTGGACGAACTCCCTGTTGGCGTTGACCGGACCCTACATCGCGAGCGCGACGGCCGTGTTCCTCTTTCGCCAGCAGTTCACGGGGATTCCGGCCTCGCTCGTCGAGGTCGCGCGCCTCGACGGCGTCGGCCCGCTCACCTTCCTGTTCAGGGTGCTCGTCCCGATGTCGAGAGGGATGATTGCCGGGGTGTGCGTTATCACGTTCATCTACACGTGGAACCAGTTCCTCTGGCCGCTGGTCGTCGTGACCGACAAGAGCAGTCAGGTCGTCCAAGTGGGGATTCGGTACCTCCAGGGCTCCGCGCAGGCGGGGCTGACGCAGTGGGGGCTCATCATGGCCGGCGCGGTCCTCGCGTTGCTCCCGCCGCTCGTGGTGCTCGTCGTGCTGCACCGACCGCTCCTGCGAACGCTCACCATCCAACAGAAATAG
- a CDS encoding ABC transporter ATP-binding protein gives MSDITIQNLRKTYDDVRAVKGIDLEIEDGEFLVVVGPSGCGKSTTLRMLAGLESVTDGSIAIGDRVVNEVPPKDRSIAMVFQNYALYPHMTAAENMKFGMKSASEFSADEIERRVEDATETLGIAHLRDRKPKELSGGERQRVAIGRALVREPDVFLMDEPLSNLDAKLRVQMRAELLKLHRDLDTTTVYVTHDQTEAMTLGDRVAVLEDGRLQQVAPPQELYDYPTNQFVAGFVGEPAMNFVPVAVRRQRSELVAEAPGLSLTLPAGSGLDDVDDDGLTLGVRPEDVSLVSNTAGASESFTAEVTVTEPLGELLLLHCRLGDEEIRVKVEPRSRITAGDTVELAVDTDRLHLFDADGDAVYHSSVPERATESVVAD, from the coding sequence ATGTCAGACATCACGATTCAGAACTTACGGAAGACGTACGACGACGTGCGCGCCGTGAAGGGTATCGACCTCGAAATCGAAGACGGCGAGTTCCTCGTCGTCGTCGGCCCCTCGGGGTGCGGGAAATCGACGACGCTCCGGATGCTCGCCGGCCTCGAATCGGTGACGGACGGCTCCATCGCCATCGGCGACCGCGTCGTCAACGAGGTGCCGCCGAAGGACCGAAGCATCGCGATGGTGTTTCAGAACTACGCGCTGTACCCGCACATGACGGCGGCAGAGAACATGAAGTTCGGCATGAAATCGGCCAGCGAGTTCTCCGCCGACGAAATCGAACGGCGCGTGGAAGACGCCACCGAGACGCTCGGTATCGCACACCTCCGCGACCGGAAGCCGAAGGAACTCTCGGGCGGGGAGCGACAGCGGGTCGCCATCGGCCGGGCGCTCGTCCGCGAACCGGACGTGTTCCTGATGGACGAGCCGCTGTCCAACCTCGACGCGAAGCTCCGGGTGCAGATGCGCGCCGAACTGCTCAAACTCCACCGCGACCTCGATACGACGACCGTCTACGTCACCCACGACCAGACGGAGGCGATGACGCTCGGCGACAGGGTCGCGGTGCTCGAAGACGGGAGGCTCCAGCAGGTCGCACCGCCCCAAGAGCTGTACGACTACCCGACGAACCAGTTCGTCGCCGGCTTCGTCGGCGAGCCCGCGATGAACTTCGTTCCCGTGGCGGTCCGCCGGCAGAGGAGCGAACTCGTCGCCGAAGCGCCGGGCCTCTCGCTCACGCTCCCTGCGGGCTCCGGGCTGGACGACGTGGACGACGACGGCCTCACCCTCGGCGTCAGACCCGAAGACGTGTCTCTCGTCTCGAACACCGCCGGGGCGTCGGAGTCGTTCACCGCCGAGGTGACGGTCACCGAACCGCTCGGCGAACTCCTGCTTCTGCACTGTCGCCTCGGCGACGAGGAGATTCGGGTCAAAGTCGAGCCGCGAAGCCGAATCACGGCCGGAGACACCGTCGAACTCGCCGTCGATACGGACCGCCTGCACCTGTTCGATGCGGACGGCGACGCCGTCTACCACTCGTCGGTTCCCGAGCGGGCGACCGAGAGCGTCGTAGCCGACTGA